The region ACTGAAGACGAAGAACAGCACCATCACCACCATCAAGGCGTGGGCGCGGGACAGGATCTGCGAGCTGCGCTCTTCTGCGTGTTCACCGTAACGACGCTTCTGGTCCACGGCGAACGCCGAGATGATCGGCGAGTGGTTGAACGAGAACACCATCACCGGAATCGCCAGCCACAAGGTGTGCAGCAGCGCAGACGGTGCAGGCAGCGTGGACGCGGTGCTGAGGATGCCGCCGTTCCAGTGCGGAATCAGGAACACCGCCAAAAACAGCAGCGCGACGATAAACGGATACACCATCAGGCTCATGGCCTTGACGATCACCTGCTCGCCACAACGCACCACCGCCAGCAGGCCGAGGATCAGCACAAACGACAGAATCGCCCGTGGCGGCGGCATGATGTGCAGTTGATGCTCGAGGAAGCTGCCCACGGTGTTGGTCAGCGCCACACTGTAGATCAACAGGATCGGGAAGATCGCGAAGAAGTACAGCAAAGTGATCAGCGCACCAGCCTTGATGCCGAAGTGTTCTTCCACCACTTCAGTGATGTCCGCGCCTTCGCGGCCGGACAACACAAAGCGGGTCAGGCCACGGTGTGCGTAAAACGTCATGGGGAACGCCAGCACCGCCAAGACCATCAACGGCCAGAAACCGCCCAGGCCCGCGTTGATCGGCAAAAACAACGTACCGGCCCCGATCGCCGTGCCAAACAGGCCCAGCATCCAGGTGGTGTCATGGCGATTCCAGCTCTCAAGGGTCGCTGGTGCCGCCGCTACATAGCGTTCGTCGACGCTATTGGCCTGATCATTCATCCGGTGGGATCTCCACATTCCGGTCAGTTGCTACCCGGTCAGGACGAGTCGGAAAAACCCGACAGGCAGCGCCCTGGCCGAAACAGGGGCGCGATTCTCCGGGATAAATGAGCAGAAGCAAAGACTTAGCTGAGGAATGGTTATGCGGATCAGATGCCAAGTGCGCTGCAGGCCCCTGTGGGAGTGAGCCTGCTCGCGATGGCTATTTCACTTTCAACATTGATGTCGGCTGATACTCCGCTGTCGCGAGCAGGCTCGCTCCCACTGGGATCTTCGTTGTTGTCGGGATTGTGCAGTTCGTCTGCCGGACAAAATGCATGCTTGATAAAGGTTAACCATCATGTATTTTGAACTAACCCACATTCTGTCTGGAGTCATCCCATGCCACTGGTTCGCGTTGACATCAAAAAGCATCAGGACCCGACTTTCGCCAAACGCGTGGGTCAGTTGATTTACGCCGCCATGCGCAGCGCGATCGGCGTGCCGGAACACGATAATTTCCAGATCCTGGCAGAGCACGATGAGCAGCATTTCATCTTCGACACCCAATACCTGGGCATCCAGCGCACCGACAACCTGGTGGTGATCCAGATCACGATGAATGAAGGCCGGACCCTGGAGCAGAAAAAACTGCTCTACAAGACCATTGCCGAGAGCCTGAACAGTGAACTGGCGGTGCGCCTGGAAGATGTTTTCATTAATCTGGTGGAAGTGAAGAAAGAGAACTGGTCGTTTGGAAACGGGATTGCCCAGTACGCCAGTTGATTCCTGTCCACTCAAACCTGTGAGCCGCTGATGCCCCGAGTCTCCCGCAAACAAGCCGACCTCAACCGCGAAATCATCGTCGAGGCGGCCACTCGGCTGTTTCGTGAGCACGGCCTCCACGGCATCAGCGTCGTCGACGTGATGGGCGCGGCCGGGCTGACCCACGGCGGCTTCTACGGACACTTCGAGTCCAAGGAAGCCTTGGCCCGTGAGGCCGGTGGTCGGGCGTTCGAGCAAT is a window of Pseudomonas sp. 10S4 DNA encoding:
- a CDS encoding HAAAP family serine/threonine permease, which translates into the protein MNDQANSVDERYVAAAPATLESWNRHDTTWMLGLFGTAIGAGTLFLPINAGLGGFWPLMVLAVLAFPMTFYAHRGLTRFVLSGREGADITEVVEEHFGIKAGALITLLYFFAIFPILLIYSVALTNTVGSFLEHQLHIMPPPRAILSFVLILGLLAVVRCGEQVIVKAMSLMVYPFIVALLFLAVFLIPHWNGGILSTASTLPAPSALLHTLWLAIPVMVFSFNHSPIISAFAVDQKRRYGEHAEERSSQILSRAHALMVVMVLFFVFSCVLTLSPAQLAEAKAQNLSILSYLANHFSNPTIAFAAPLIAFVAISKSFLGHYIGASEGLKGLIVKSGKRPSPKALDRMTAAFMLVVCWIVATLNPSILGMIETLGGPIIASILFLMPMYAIRKVPAMARYRGQASNVFVTAVGLVAISALIYSLTA
- a CDS encoding tautomerase family protein, producing MPLVRVDIKKHQDPTFAKRVGQLIYAAMRSAIGVPEHDNFQILAEHDEQHFIFDTQYLGIQRTDNLVVIQITMNEGRTLEQKKLLYKTIAESLNSELAVRLEDVFINLVEVKKENWSFGNGIAQYAS